A single region of the Halorussus gelatinilyticus genome encodes:
- a CDS encoding Lrp/AsnC family transcriptional regulator, whose amino-acid sequence MVTAYVMVKANTGEADRLKSAILDLDGVVDAHIVAGDVDIIAKLDVDSTANVKEIAADGIQGVNGVEDTQTYIAMD is encoded by the coding sequence ATGGTTACAGCGTACGTCATGGTCAAGGCGAACACGGGCGAGGCGGACCGACTCAAGAGCGCTATCTTAGACCTCGACGGCGTGGTAGACGCCCACATCGTCGCGGGCGACGTGGACATCATCGCGAAACTCGACGTGGACTCGACTGCGAACGTCAAGGAGATCGCGGCCGACGGGATTCAGGGCGTCAACGGCGTCGAGGACACCCAGACGTACATCGCGATGGACTGA
- a CDS encoding Lrp/AsnC family transcriptional regulator: MVHAFVMVKTAAGRSEDVLAAVRELDRISEAHVVAGEFDVIAEAEADEVYDVLQTASSDISGMDGVADTKTYMALD; encoded by the coding sequence ATGGTTCACGCCTTTGTCATGGTGAAAACCGCCGCCGGGCGCTCAGAGGACGTGCTGGCGGCGGTCCGCGAACTGGACCGCATCTCCGAGGCCCACGTCGTCGCAGGCGAGTTCGACGTCATCGCGGAGGCCGAGGCCGACGAGGTGTACGACGTACTCCAGACCGCCTCGTCCGACATCTCGGGGATGGACGGCGTCGCGGACACGAAGACGTACATGGCGCTCGACTGA
- a CDS encoding thiamine pyrophosphate-dependent enzyme — protein sequence MNRIIGERDLSETPFSPEQARETYRELVRARAFDERALALQRRGWMSSWPPYRGQEGSQVGAAMAMADDDWLFPTYRSNAMQIARDVPMSDILLFRRGMPEYDSGHDVPNFPQAVPIATQIPHAAGVGMAMNYERAVKGETGAEQAEAEGAAADGGDARNPAVLCYFGDGATSEGDFHEGLNFAGVFDAPTVFFCENNEWAISLPRHRQTASDTIAQKAGAYGFEGVQVDGNDPLAVRETVAESLNSAREGEPVLVESLTYRQGAHTTSDDPSQYEDAAEELPDWRTADPLDRYEEYLREQGVLDDEFVEEVRAEADEQLDEAVERAESVEPGDPHDVFDRVYENLPPNLREQKAWLDSFLAENDVQELDH from the coding sequence ATGAACCGCATCATCGGCGAGCGAGACCTCTCGGAGACGCCGTTCTCGCCCGAACAGGCGCGGGAGACCTACCGAGAGCTGGTCCGGGCGCGGGCGTTCGACGAGCGAGCGCTGGCGCTCCAGCGCAGAGGCTGGATGAGCAGTTGGCCGCCCTACCGCGGGCAGGAGGGGTCGCAGGTCGGGGCCGCGATGGCGATGGCCGACGACGACTGGCTCTTCCCGACCTACCGGTCGAACGCGATGCAGATAGCCCGCGACGTGCCGATGAGCGACATTCTCCTCTTCCGGCGCGGGATGCCCGAGTACGACTCGGGCCACGACGTGCCGAACTTCCCGCAGGCGGTCCCCATCGCCACCCAGATTCCCCACGCCGCGGGCGTCGGGATGGCGATGAACTACGAGCGAGCCGTGAAGGGCGAGACCGGAGCCGAGCAAGCCGAGGCCGAGGGCGCGGCGGCCGACGGCGGCGACGCTCGGAACCCGGCCGTCCTCTGTTACTTCGGCGACGGCGCGACCAGCGAGGGCGACTTCCACGAGGGACTCAACTTCGCGGGCGTCTTCGACGCGCCGACCGTCTTCTTCTGCGAGAACAACGAGTGGGCGATTAGCCTGCCGCGACACCGCCAGACCGCCAGCGACACCATCGCGCAGAAGGCCGGAGCGTACGGCTTCGAGGGCGTGCAGGTGGACGGCAACGACCCGCTCGCGGTCCGGGAGACTGTCGCCGAGTCGCTGAACTCCGCGCGGGAAGGCGAGCCGGTCCTCGTCGAGAGTCTGACCTACCGGCAGGGCGCACACACGACCAGCGACGACCCGAGCCAGTACGAGGACGCTGCCGAGGAGTTGCCCGACTGGCGGACCGCCGACCCGCTCGACCGCTACGAGGAGTACCTGCGCGAGCAGGGCGTGCTGGACGACGAGTTCGTCGAGGAGGTCCGAGCGGAGGCCGACGAACAACTCGACGAGGCGGTCGAGCGCGCCGAGTCGGTCGAACCCGGCGACCCCCACGACGTGTTCGACCGGGTGTACGAGAACCTACCCCCGAACCTCCGCGAGCAGAAGGCGTGGCTCGACTCGTTCCTCGCCGAGAACGACGTGCAGGAACTGGACCACTGA
- a CDS encoding DUF5813 family protein — MTDESVERAFREHPDFEQTDDGEFETPQKPFPGVVTVADVPGDGATAGDDEREYRLEVRTPTLDAAVEGEEVAEVVEDGWFETLELRLDDAHTVANAEASPPDVEREGEEVVVTTALASADPERAAEDALAIVEYVEGTWVQGIIPGYDYREPAASLRESARQNYDEGGGPGGAGGPSDAGGSGSAGGPGGRPR, encoded by the coding sequence ATGACCGACGAGTCCGTCGAACGCGCGTTCCGAGAGCATCCCGACTTCGAACAGACCGACGACGGCGAGTTCGAGACGCCACAGAAACCGTTTCCGGGGGTCGTCACCGTGGCCGACGTGCCGGGAGACGGCGCGACGGCCGGCGACGACGAGCGCGAGTATCGTCTCGAAGTCCGAACGCCGACGCTCGACGCCGCGGTCGAGGGCGAGGAGGTCGCCGAAGTCGTAGAGGACGGCTGGTTCGAGACGCTGGAACTCCGACTGGACGACGCCCACACCGTCGCCAACGCCGAGGCTTCGCCGCCAGACGTCGAGCGCGAGGGCGAAGAGGTCGTCGTGACCACCGCGTTGGCGTCGGCCGACCCCGAGCGGGCCGCCGAGGACGCGCTGGCGATAGTCGAGTACGTCGAGGGAACGTGGGTCCAAGGCATCATCCCCGGCTACGACTACCGAGAGCCGGCCGCGAGCCTGCGCGAGAGCGCGAGACAGAATTACGACGAAGGTGGCGGGCCGGGCGGTGCGGGCGGGCCGAGCGATGCCGGCGGTTCGGGGAGTGCCGGCGGACCGGGCGGGCGGCCGCGCTGA
- a CDS encoding potassium channel family protein yields the protein MRFVIIGSGRVGLRTARVLREEGHEVTLVERDANKVERARNDGFEVVDGDGGREEILEEADLESADALGALTGDLNVNFAACMVGKHYGCRTVLRIDEDYREDIYRKFASDVDEVVYPERLGAIGAKNALLGGNIRAIADIAQSLQVVELTITDESPVKGYSISELSLPADSRILAFGKADEPMDIPLADDSMEAGDRLAVLADFDVLEDVRQILVGDASRASAQAMTGGN from the coding sequence ATGCGATTCGTTATCATAGGCTCGGGTCGGGTAGGTCTCCGGACGGCCCGCGTCCTGCGGGAGGAGGGCCACGAGGTCACGCTGGTCGAGCGCGACGCCAACAAGGTCGAGCGCGCCCGCAACGACGGTTTCGAGGTCGTCGACGGCGACGGCGGCCGCGAGGAAATTTTGGAGGAGGCCGACCTCGAATCCGCCGACGCGCTCGGCGCGCTGACGGGCGACCTCAACGTCAACTTCGCGGCGTGCATGGTCGGTAAGCACTACGGCTGTCGGACGGTCCTGCGCATCGACGAGGACTACCGCGAGGACATCTACCGGAAGTTCGCCAGCGACGTGGACGAGGTGGTCTACCCCGAGCGACTGGGCGCTATCGGCGCGAAGAACGCCCTGCTGGGTGGCAACATCCGCGCAATCGCCGACATCGCCCAGAGCCTACAGGTGGTCGAACTCACCATCACCGACGAATCGCCGGTGAAAGGCTACTCCATCAGCGAACTCTCGCTCCCGGCCGACTCCCGCATCCTGGCGTTCGGGAAGGCCGACGAACCGATGGACATCCCGCTCGCCGACGACTCGATGGAGGCCGGGGACCGACTCGCCGTCCTCGCGGACTTCGACGTGTTGGAGGACGTGCGACAGATTCTGGTCGGCGACGCCAGCAGAGCGAGCGCGCAAGCAATGACCGGAGGGAACTGA